The following proteins are co-located in the Pedobacter sp. FW305-3-2-15-E-R2A2 genome:
- a CDS encoding DinB family protein, whose amino-acid sequence MKLKSLIIVLCLVIGGQLAKAQVTVADLVKDWERSKAYTKEYLDAMPESGYALKPTPEMRSFAEQVLHLGDANYAFASAATGAKSPVGQGELEKTSDKSKANVSNLVLASYDFVIDQIKNMPEAQMDETIKLFGKFDLSKRAAVAKAFEHQAHHRGQTTVYLRLAGVKPPQEKLF is encoded by the coding sequence ATGAAACTTAAAAGTTTGATAATCGTACTATGTTTAGTCATAGGCGGTCAATTGGCAAAGGCACAAGTCACAGTAGCCGATCTGGTAAAGGATTGGGAAAGATCAAAGGCATATACTAAAGAATATCTGGATGCCATGCCGGAGAGTGGTTATGCATTAAAGCCTACACCAGAAATGCGGTCCTTTGCGGAACAGGTACTACACCTGGGCGATGCCAATTATGCATTCGCTTCGGCAGCGACAGGTGCAAAAAGTCCGGTGGGTCAGGGCGAATTGGAAAAAACCAGCGATAAATCAAAAGCTAATGTGAGCAACTTAGTCTTGGCAAGCTATGATTTTGTGATTGATCAGATCAAAAACATGCCTGAAGCGCAAATGGACGAAACGATTAAATTGTTTGGCAAGTTCGATCTGTCTAAAAGAGCTGCTGTGGCTAAGGCTTTTGAACATCAGGCTCATCACAGAGGTCAAACAACAGTATACCTTCGTTTGGCAGGTGTTAAACCTCCACAGGAAAAGCTGTTTTAA
- a CDS encoding DKNYY domain-containing protein, with amino-acid sequence MNLNIIKHVGITVAIVSIVFSLVLITSMLRSESKGPSSMDLDHEGQKIGGIYLRYQNQVYASVPSNGDYLIREADANSFRLLDDSYRNRQFGVDKNHAYCGNLIVKDFNPSTAKAIGNDYFSDGKQTCYCASMSVTNKALSIFSELSQRVQYGFGIGDKPQTYIYPLSKLETGTAPYRAILKTEVATNGTLSYYEGKILPQANPEHLRQIPKRYNDGDIRESERYLADGEHVYYENTILPLKDHSDLYAIVIDAQNQENYLIDPKQGMVYVNEIAFEKQYSPYRVLSLNGGHIYHALFLSKDGVFYFDTKKKKVVRIDDNPFNNGKFTEIAPLIFSDGQQILYTQTDEVWGNNKNPGLKSRSTKIYRLDESGTGTWEKIGMVNGTSGSVWKKGGIYYYFDQLGDTQLIGQTIYRITDQATVNQLLSPEIRTDDIRKLVRTDHMAKVKSTELLSAKTSYSSAYGWFIWIPIFLVAGIQLLLWALRKLGVNPKPFSIKNQRLKVNSLWPRSYALSDIDTVVFSIESAIRQAGYSGRFQIQTKDGKRSRKYMFATQVRLSADTKQELELYITDLQNILKQYRINSTIHNGL; translated from the coding sequence ATGAACCTGAACATAATTAAGCACGTAGGGATAACGGTGGCTATTGTTTCTATCGTGTTTTCATTGGTACTTATTACATCTATGCTGCGCTCGGAATCCAAAGGTCCGAGCAGCATGGATCTTGACCATGAAGGACAGAAGATAGGAGGTATATATCTTCGTTATCAGAATCAGGTGTATGCATCCGTGCCAAGCAATGGTGATTACCTGATCCGCGAAGCTGATGCCAATAGCTTTAGACTGTTGGATGATAGTTACCGAAACCGACAGTTCGGTGTAGATAAAAACCACGCTTACTGCGGAAACCTGATTGTCAAAGATTTTAATCCATCTACAGCTAAAGCAATTGGTAATGATTATTTCAGCGATGGCAAGCAAACGTGTTACTGTGCCTCGATGAGTGTAACTAATAAAGCGTTATCAATTTTCTCGGAATTAAGTCAACGCGTACAATATGGTTTTGGGATTGGAGATAAGCCCCAAACCTATATTTATCCCCTCTCTAAACTTGAGACCGGTACAGCTCCTTATCGTGCCATCCTGAAAACGGAGGTGGCGACTAACGGAACCTTGTCTTACTATGAAGGTAAAATTCTTCCCCAGGCCAATCCGGAGCACCTGAGGCAGATCCCAAAAAGGTACAATGATGGTGATATTCGCGAAAGCGAGCGTTATCTGGCAGATGGTGAGCATGTATATTATGAAAATACCATACTGCCACTCAAAGATCATTCTGATTTGTATGCGATTGTTATTGATGCCCAAAACCAGGAAAATTACCTGATAGATCCCAAACAAGGAATGGTTTATGTCAATGAGATTGCTTTCGAAAAGCAGTACAGTCCCTACCGCGTATTGTCGCTAAATGGAGGACATATTTATCATGCCTTATTTCTAAGCAAAGACGGGGTTTTCTACTTTGATACGAAAAAAAAGAAGGTTGTGAGAATTGATGACAACCCATTTAACAACGGGAAATTTACAGAAATTGCACCGCTGATCTTTTCTGATGGCCAACAAATTCTATATACTCAGACAGATGAAGTTTGGGGTAACAACAAGAACCCCGGACTTAAATCCAGGTCGACCAAGATCTATAGACTGGACGAGTCCGGTACTGGCACCTGGGAGAAAATTGGGATGGTCAATGGCACTTCTGGATCAGTTTGGAAAAAGGGGGGGATTTATTATTATTTTGACCAACTCGGCGATACTCAGCTGATTGGACAGACCATTTATCGCATCACAGATCAGGCAACCGTTAATCAGTTGCTCTCCCCGGAAATCCGCACAGACGATATCCGCAAGCTCGTGCGAACAGATCATATGGCAAAGGTCAAAAGCACTGAATTGCTGAGTGCGAAGACTTCCTATTCCAGTGCTTATGGTTGGTTTATCTGGATTCCGATATTTCTTGTCGCAGGTATTCAATTATTACTATGGGCGCTCCGGAAATTGGGTGTTAATCCAAAGCCTTTTAGTATCAAAAATCAACGTCTCAAGGTGAACAGCTTGTGGCCCAGGTCTTATGCGTTATCAGATATTGATACTGTTGTTTTCTCCATCGAATCTGCCATTCGGCAAGCCGGGTATTCCGGACGTTTTCAGATTCAGACAAAAGATGGAAAGCGGTCCCGTAAATATATGTTTGCAACACAAGTACGGTTAAGCGCAGATACAAAGCAAGAACTGGAACTTTATATTACTGATTTGCAAAATATACTGAAACAGTATCGGATTAATAGTACGATACATAACGGTTTATAA
- a CDS encoding helix-turn-helix domain-containing protein — protein MIKEFSYKQFGNLEFTQSSLDEHKLLLVHDHIKILFIPQGNKVRVDFQEFVIATDSLLFINPKVVIKPNDAEETGGTLLHFNRDFYCIEIHDQEVACDGILYNNVFEVPFIELDENQSADIQKIIRDIQLEMQNEDASTEEMLRILLKLIILKSTRIWKQQHQLSQQEQQTDVQFLRKFSKLVEQHYKTHHTVADYADMLFLTPKNLSKKIGLLSKDTPNDIIKNRIILESKRLLAHTTITVKEIAYSLNYQDDAYFVRFFTKNAGISPLSFRKQF, from the coding sequence ATGATAAAAGAGTTTTCATACAAACAGTTCGGCAATTTAGAATTTACGCAGTCAAGCCTTGATGAGCATAAACTTTTGTTGGTCCATGACCATATCAAAATACTGTTTATCCCCCAAGGCAATAAGGTCAGGGTTGATTTTCAGGAATTCGTAATAGCAACAGATTCATTGCTGTTTATTAATCCAAAAGTAGTGATTAAACCAAATGACGCTGAGGAAACCGGAGGAACACTACTGCATTTTAACAGAGATTTTTATTGTATTGAGATTCATGACCAGGAAGTTGCTTGTGACGGTATTTTATACAATAATGTATTTGAAGTCCCATTCATTGAGTTGGACGAAAATCAATCGGCAGATATACAGAAAATAATCCGGGACATACAGCTTGAAATGCAAAATGAAGATGCCAGTACCGAAGAAATGCTGCGGATTTTATTAAAGCTGATTATTCTGAAATCAACGCGAATCTGGAAACAACAACATCAACTGTCGCAGCAAGAGCAGCAAACGGATGTTCAGTTTTTAAGGAAATTTAGTAAGCTGGTAGAACAACATTACAAAACTCACCATACTGTAGCTGACTATGCGGATATGCTTTTTCTTACGCCAAAAAACCTTAGTAAAAAAATAGGGTTGCTCAGTAAAGACACCCCAAACGACATTATTAAAAACAGAATTATCCTCGAAAGTAAACGCCTTTTGGCTCATACCACCATTACCGTTAAAGAAATAGCCTACAGCTTAAATTATCAGGACGATGCCTATTTCGTTCGTTTCTTTACAAAAAACGCAGGTATTTCCCCGCTTTCATTCCGCAAACAATTCTAA
- a CDS encoding DNA starvation/stationary phase protection protein, whose translation MEMNIGISEGNREKVAIDLSKLLADEYVLYTKTKEAHWNVEGIDFYDKHKLFDEQAGQLSDISDSVAERIRTLGHSVPATLKAFLELTHLTENSLPKSNSRTFINELLIAHEIIIVFLRGNINLFANEYEDLGTSDFVTGLMQEHEKMAWILRAHLK comes from the coding sequence ATGGAAATGAACATAGGAATTTCAGAAGGAAATCGCGAAAAAGTAGCCATAGACTTATCAAAACTACTGGCCGATGAATATGTACTTTACACAAAAACAAAAGAAGCACATTGGAATGTAGAAGGTATTGATTTCTACGATAAACATAAGCTTTTTGACGAGCAGGCCGGTCAGTTATCAGACATCAGCGATAGTGTGGCCGAGCGAATCCGTACTTTGGGACATTCGGTTCCAGCTACATTAAAGGCTTTTCTCGAATTAACTCATTTGACGGAAAATTCATTGCCGAAAAGCAATAGCCGAACTTTTATTAATGAGTTGCTTATTGCGCATGAAATAATCATCGTTTTTCTGAGAGGAAACATAAACCTTTTCGCGAATGAATATGAGGATTTGGGTACAAGTGATTTTGTTACCGGTCTGATGCAGGAACATGAAAAAATGGCCTGGATTTTAAGAGCACATTTAAAATAA
- a CDS encoding alpha/beta hydrolase produces MNKLTVKDGTEIYFKDLGTGQPIFFHHGWPLSSDDWDAQMMFFLNKGYRVIAHDRRGHGRSTQTFTGNDMDTYAADVAELITFLDLKNVIHVGHSTGGGEAIRYASKFGKERVAKVVLISAITPYMIADENNPEGVPLSVFDDIRNNTLHNRQQFYQDLTVPFYGYNRENAIVKKGIQDNWWRQGMMGGIKAQYDCIKVFSETDFTEDLKSVEMPVLVLHGDDDQIVPYATTAVKAAELLKNGKLIIYPGFSHGMPTINAETINNDILEFINS; encoded by the coding sequence ATGAACAAGTTAACAGTTAAAGACGGAACAGAAATTTACTTCAAAGATTTAGGAACAGGACAACCAATTTTCTTTCACCATGGATGGCCATTGTCATCTGACGATTGGGATGCGCAAATGATGTTTTTTTTAAACAAGGGATATAGAGTTATTGCCCACGACAGACGCGGTCACGGCAGATCAACCCAAACATTTACAGGTAATGATATGGATACCTATGCAGCAGATGTGGCAGAATTAATCACATTTTTAGACCTTAAAAATGTCATACATGTAGGTCATTCAACAGGGGGTGGCGAAGCGATAAGATATGCTTCGAAGTTTGGCAAAGAACGTGTGGCCAAGGTGGTACTTATCAGTGCAATTACACCTTATATGATTGCGGATGAAAATAATCCTGAAGGGGTGCCATTGTCAGTTTTTGACGACATCAGAAACAATACACTCCATAACAGACAGCAGTTTTACCAAGATCTGACCGTTCCGTTTTACGGTTACAATAGAGAAAATGCCATCGTAAAAAAAGGCATTCAGGATAACTGGTGGAGGCAAGGTATGATGGGCGGGATAAAAGCACAATACGATTGTATAAAAGTGTTTTCGGAAACTGATTTTACAGAAGATCTTAAGAGTGTAGAAATGCCGGTACTGGTACTTCATGGCGACGATGACCAGATTGTACCCTACGCTACTACGGCTGTAAAAGCTGCGGAACTGCTAAAAAATGGAAAGCTTATTATCTATCCGGGATTTTCACACGGGATGCCTACCATCAATGCAGAAACAATTAATAATGACATTTTAGAATTTATCAATTCTTAA
- a CDS encoding cupin domain-containing protein: MKNLKIKTHRKNLFAAVVLFSFAAFFIPDSAFAQQSGISRTNLQRHNIEILGYETIQARIDFEPDSAFGMHSHPGEEMIYVLEGIFEYQIEGEKPVVLKAGEVLFIPAGKNHSAKNIGKVKASELATYIVRKDQPLLVMKK, translated from the coding sequence ATGAAAAATTTAAAGATAAAAACACATAGAAAAAATTTGTTTGCTGCAGTTGTTCTCTTCAGTTTCGCGGCATTTTTTATACCTGACTCTGCTTTTGCACAACAATCAGGAATAAGTCGTACAAACTTGCAAAGACATAATATTGAGATTTTGGGATATGAAACTATTCAGGCACGAATAGATTTTGAACCTGACTCCGCCTTCGGCATGCATTCACATCCAGGAGAAGAGATGATCTATGTACTCGAAGGTATATTTGAATACCAGATAGAAGGGGAGAAGCCAGTTGTTCTTAAAGCAGGCGAAGTACTTTTTATTCCGGCTGGAAAGAATCATTCCGCCAAAAATATTGGTAAAGTTAAAGCCTCTGAGCTTGCAACTTACATTGTGAGGAAGGATCAGCCTCTTCTTGTAATGAAAAAATAA
- a CDS encoding substrate-binding domain-containing protein: MKTIFYPLISMFLFFLLCFTLPGCEKQKENPIYNIGFSQCIGSDLWRKTMLEEVKMELSLHPGAKLTYMDANGNSKLQTKQVRDMINKGIDILMISPNEAQPLTPIVEEAYNKGIPVIIIDRKTASSSYTAYVGADNFQIGKMAGEYAGEALKGKGNIVEVMGLPGSSPTIERQRGFSEGLKKYPGIKIINQVYGNWLKKDTEEQLVKIKNSLANVNAVFAHNDQMASGSRKVLNDLKLSEQIKVIGIDALPGQGGGLQMVSSKILTASVLYPTGGKEAISTAFKIMNRESFSKENILQSLVIDSTNVDLMKLQWNKFSSQQKDIERQGALLEEQKVLFKNQQIVLNVTVITLVLSVVFGGLALYALLENRKINKDLEANNIEILNQRNQLIEMSDKAEAATEAKLNFFTNMSHEFRTPLTLILSPLEDLIHNEKIRPVAEKNLNLIHKNVYRLLRLINQLIDYRKIEHDKMLLSVSQNNLVEFLKDILESFQYSAKKKNIDIRLITDAQEINVWFDVNMLDKVIFNLLSNALKFTPANGIIYAEITHDSASVFLSIKDNGPGIATEEMEHVFEYFYQAQTNAVKGSGLGLSLSKELMNLHHGDITVESTKWQGTKFSIRLQLGDAHFAEEEKRKGKASKEALYEDAKIYTTGLNDVPQPRNQDVLRTIKQESVLIIEDNHDLLNYLGNKFDEDYEVFLADTGDKGITAAYEQVPDLIISDLVLPGSSGRSLTEKLKSDVRTSHIPIILLSAHGSLEQQINGMESMADAYIVKPFNYEYLVATVKSLLKNRSLLKNHYVSDISTSGKPPISKSLDKKFINDFAGIVEQNLSNENFSVDEISKEIGISRVQLYRKVKALLDCSVTDYIMNRRLKKAKYLLINERYSIAEITYMVGFSSPNYFSTVFKSKYGMRPSEFKKTQQPN; the protein is encoded by the coding sequence ATGAAAACCATATTTTACCCGCTGATCAGCATGTTCCTGTTTTTTCTTTTATGCTTTACACTCCCGGGCTGTGAAAAACAAAAGGAAAATCCCATATACAATATTGGCTTTTCGCAATGTATTGGCTCAGATCTATGGAGAAAAACCATGCTAGAGGAAGTAAAAATGGAGCTTTCTTTGCATCCTGGTGCGAAACTGACCTATATGGATGCAAATGGCAACAGTAAACTGCAGACGAAGCAGGTACGCGACATGATCAATAAAGGGATTGATATTTTGATGATATCTCCAAATGAGGCCCAACCCTTAACTCCAATTGTAGAAGAAGCCTATAACAAGGGCATCCCCGTAATTATCATTGACAGAAAGACGGCTTCTTCCTCTTATACAGCTTACGTAGGTGCCGACAACTTCCAGATTGGAAAAATGGCAGGAGAGTACGCAGGAGAAGCGCTTAAAGGTAAAGGAAACATTGTAGAGGTGATGGGACTTCCCGGTTCCTCCCCAACAATTGAGCGACAGCGGGGATTCAGTGAAGGGCTAAAAAAGTACCCCGGCATAAAAATTATAAATCAGGTTTATGGCAACTGGCTAAAAAAAGACACAGAAGAACAACTGGTTAAAATCAAAAACTCCCTGGCGAATGTGAATGCTGTTTTTGCACACAATGACCAGATGGCATCGGGAAGCAGGAAAGTTTTAAATGACCTCAAATTGTCTGAACAGATTAAAGTGATCGGAATAGATGCTTTACCCGGACAGGGAGGTGGCTTGCAAATGGTGAGCAGCAAAATTCTTACTGCCAGTGTACTTTATCCAACCGGAGGTAAAGAGGCCATCAGCACCGCTTTTAAAATCATGAACAGGGAATCATTTTCGAAAGAGAATATTTTACAGTCTCTGGTTATCGATTCCACAAATGTTGACCTGATGAAACTCCAATGGAATAAGTTCAGCAGCCAGCAAAAAGATATTGAGCGCCAGGGAGCGCTGCTCGAAGAGCAAAAAGTACTTTTCAAAAATCAACAGATCGTCCTCAATGTAACCGTGATCACCCTGGTTCTTTCTGTAGTATTTGGTGGCCTTGCGCTTTATGCATTACTGGAAAACAGAAAAATTAATAAGGACCTGGAGGCAAATAATATTGAAATATTAAATCAGCGCAACCAGCTGATCGAAATGTCAGATAAAGCTGAAGCTGCAACAGAGGCCAAGCTAAACTTTTTCACGAATATGTCTCATGAATTTCGTACTCCGCTTACGCTGATTCTCTCGCCGCTTGAAGACCTGATCCATAACGAAAAAATCAGACCTGTTGCTGAAAAAAACCTAAATCTCATCCACAAAAATGTTTATCGGTTGCTTAGGCTCATCAATCAGCTGATCGACTACAGGAAGATTGAACACGACAAAATGTTGCTTAGCGTTTCTCAGAATAATCTGGTAGAATTTTTAAAAGACATTCTGGAGAGCTTTCAATATAGTGCAAAAAAGAAGAACATTGACATCAGATTGATTACAGATGCCCAGGAAATCAACGTATGGTTTGATGTCAACATGCTCGACAAAGTCATCTTCAACCTACTGTCTAATGCATTGAAATTTACTCCTGCCAATGGGATCATTTATGCAGAAATCACTCATGATTCAGCATCGGTATTTCTATCCATCAAGGATAATGGACCGGGGATCGCAACAGAAGAGATGGAGCACGTATTTGAGTATTTCTACCAGGCACAAACGAATGCAGTAAAGGGATCCGGGCTCGGTTTATCATTATCTAAAGAACTGATGAACCTACATCATGGTGATATTACAGTTGAAAGTACAAAATGGCAGGGAACAAAGTTCAGTATCCGCCTTCAATTGGGTGACGCACATTTCGCAGAGGAAGAAAAGCGGAAAGGAAAAGCCAGCAAAGAAGCGCTGTATGAGGATGCTAAAATTTATACAACTGGACTCAATGATGTTCCTCAGCCAAGAAACCAGGATGTCTTAAGAACGATAAAACAGGAATCAGTCCTGATCATTGAAGACAACCATGATTTGCTGAATTACCTGGGTAATAAATTTGATGAAGACTATGAAGTTTTCCTTGCAGACACAGGTGATAAAGGCATCACCGCGGCCTATGAACAGGTCCCTGATTTGATCATATCAGATCTTGTACTTCCAGGATCATCGGGACGCTCGCTTACTGAAAAGCTAAAATCTGATGTCCGGACCTCTCATATTCCGATTATATTATTGTCTGCTCACGGTAGCCTTGAACAGCAAATCAACGGCATGGAAAGTATGGCTGATGCTTATATTGTAAAGCCTTTTAATTACGAATATCTGGTAGCAACGGTAAAAAGCCTGTTAAAGAACCGCTCCCTGCTCAAAAACCACTATGTAAGTGACATCAGTACTTCAGGTAAACCACCTATTTCAAAAAGTCTGGACAAAAAGTTCATCAACGATTTTGCAGGAATTGTAGAGCAGAACCTCTCTAATGAAAATTTTAGTGTGGATGAAATCAGTAAGGAAATAGGAATTTCAAGGGTTCAGTTGTACCGGAAAGTTAAAGCTTTACTGGATTGCAGTGTGACAGACTATATTATGAACAGGAGGTTGAAAAAAGCAAAATACCTGCTGATCAACGAACGTTATAGCATAGCAGAAATTACCTATATGGTTGGTTTTTCTTCTCCAAATTACTTTTCTACAGTCTTTAAATCAAAATATGGTATGCGGCCAAGCGAATTCAAAAAGACCCAACAGCCAAACTAA
- a CDS encoding sugar porter family MFS transporter: MKKYSVLAWSMVVALGGFLFGFDTAVISGAEKSIQQFWQLSSFEHGFTISIALIGTVIGSLVGSRPSDRFGRKNTLYFVAIAYLLSSIGTALAGEWSVFLIFRFLGGLGVGISSVTAPIYISEISPAHKRGRLVGLFQFNVVLGILISYLSNYLISQGGDSSWRWMLGVQAFPSFLFFVLIYFIPESPRWLILKKGATESALKILRVINPLNCEEELAAIQNSALKSPSGTEENLFSRKYRTPVMLAILFAFFNQISGINAIIYYAPRIFEMAGLGAHSSLLSTVGIGMINFIFTLIAINFIDRIGRRVLMLVGSFGLIASLFLVGFTFYTENFSGFAIPAYIMLFIAFFAFSQGAVIWVFISEIFPNSVRAKGQTLGSSTHWIMAAIIAFCFPYLAETLGGATTFFFFAGMMVLQLLFVWKLMPETKGKSLEQIGTNLIMH; the protein is encoded by the coding sequence ATGAAAAAATATTCCGTCCTGGCATGGTCCATGGTCGTAGCCCTTGGAGGCTTTCTTTTTGGATTCGATACCGCTGTTATTTCCGGAGCGGAAAAGTCAATCCAGCAATTCTGGCAATTGTCATCTTTCGAACATGGTTTTACCATCTCTATAGCACTTATAGGAACAGTGATCGGCTCGCTTGTCGGTTCAAGACCTTCAGATCGTTTTGGCCGTAAAAATACTTTGTACTTTGTTGCCATAGCTTATTTGCTTTCTTCTATTGGTACTGCGCTTGCAGGAGAGTGGTCTGTTTTTTTAATCTTCAGATTTCTTGGCGGACTTGGCGTTGGGATATCATCTGTGACCGCACCTATATATATATCCGAAATTTCTCCCGCACATAAAAGAGGAAGACTTGTTGGTCTGTTCCAGTTTAATGTTGTTCTGGGGATTTTGATTTCTTACCTGTCCAACTACCTGATCAGTCAGGGTGGTGATTCGTCATGGCGCTGGATGCTGGGGGTTCAGGCATTTCCTTCCTTCCTCTTCTTTGTGCTGATTTATTTCATACCTGAAAGTCCAAGATGGCTGATCCTAAAAAAGGGAGCCACCGAAAGTGCGTTAAAGATACTTAGGGTGATCAATCCGCTGAATTGTGAGGAGGAGCTAGCCGCTATCCAAAACTCAGCCTTGAAATCCCCTTCAGGAACGGAAGAAAATCTTTTCTCCCGAAAATATCGGACTCCGGTAATGTTGGCCATCCTTTTTGCTTTTTTCAATCAGATTTCCGGAATTAATGCCATCATTTATTACGCGCCCAGAATTTTTGAAATGGCAGGCCTTGGTGCGCATTCCTCTTTGCTGTCTACTGTAGGGATTGGGATGATCAATTTCATCTTCACTTTAATTGCAATTAATTTTATTGACAGGATTGGCAGAAGGGTACTCATGTTAGTGGGCTCTTTTGGACTGATTGCTTCTCTTTTTCTTGTTGGATTCACTTTTTATACAGAGAATTTCTCCGGCTTTGCCATTCCTGCTTACATCATGCTGTTTATTGCCTTTTTTGCGTTTTCTCAGGGAGCGGTAATCTGGGTTTTTATCTCCGAAATTTTTCCAAATTCAGTTCGTGCAAAAGGGCAGACGCTAGGCAGCTCCACGCACTGGATCATGGCAGCAATTATCGCATTTTGCTTTCCATATCTGGCAGAAACATTAGGTGGCGCGACTACCTTTTTCTTCTTTGCTGGGATGATGGTACTTCAGCTCCTATTTGTCTGGAAACTGATGCCGGAAACCAAAGGCAAGTCATTAGAACAGATCGGAACTAATTTAATCATGCATTAA
- a CDS encoding carbohydrate kinase gives MNSSAIKSVVCFGEILWDNLPDGKRPGGAPMNVAYHLHKLGLQSHLISSIGNDQAGKDLLDFLNGIGVKTNWVQINDHQETSQVLASINEDNEVNYEIVAPVAWDFIRWEEEMEQLIKTSDAFVFGSLGSRNEVSRSTLLKMLAHARYKIFDVNLRAPHYSPEFVCDLLRRADLVKINSAELRIICEWTDISYSRELDCIEAIFSKFGMKEILITKGPHGATYYNRSLTYEYPAYSISVADTIGSGDSFLAAFLAMKLAGEPLEVTLDYAVAMGAFITAQSGACPEYSKFDFDRFIWKRKWCASEISLP, from the coding sequence ATGAATTCCTCAGCTATAAAATCAGTAGTGTGTTTTGGTGAAATCCTTTGGGATAACCTTCCTGATGGCAAAAGGCCGGGTGGTGCTCCGATGAATGTGGCTTATCACCTGCATAAGTTAGGGCTGCAAAGTCACCTGATCAGCAGCATTGGAAACGATCAGGCGGGAAAAGACCTATTGGATTTCCTAAATGGAATAGGGGTCAAAACCAACTGGGTACAGATCAATGACCATCAGGAAACCAGTCAGGTACTGGCCTCTATTAATGAGGACAATGAAGTGAATTATGAGATTGTAGCTCCCGTTGCCTGGGATTTTATCAGATGGGAGGAAGAAATGGAACAACTGATTAAAACATCTGATGCATTTGTGTTTGGAAGTCTTGGTTCCAGAAATGAAGTTTCACGCTCCACCTTACTTAAAATGCTGGCTCATGCCCGGTACAAGATCTTTGACGTAAATCTAAGGGCACCGCATTACAGCCCTGAATTTGTCTGTGATTTGCTCCGAAGGGCTGATTTGGTTAAAATAAATTCAGCTGAACTCCGCATCATATGCGAATGGACTGACATTTCCTATTCAAGAGAGCTGGATTGTATTGAAGCTATATTTAGCAAGTTCGGAATGAAAGAAATCCTGATTACAAAGGGGCCACATGGTGCGACCTACTATAACCGAAGCCTGACTTACGAATATCCTGCGTACAGCATCAGCGTAGCAGATACCATAGGAAGTGGAGATTCTTTTCTGGCCGCATTTCTAGCCATGAAGCTCGCAGGAGAACCTTTGGAGGTGACTTTAGATTATGCAGTAGCAATGGGCGCATTTATCACAGCGCAGTCCGGAGCGTGTCCGGAGTATTCAAAATTTGATTTTGACAGATTTATCTGGAAACGGAAATGGTGCGCGTCAGAAATTTCTTTGCCATAA